A region of Clostridium acetobutylicum ATCC 824 DNA encodes the following proteins:
- a CDS encoding TetR/AcrR family transcriptional regulator, producing the protein MRKKDDKKQENIKNAVVKLILKEGFHGTSISKIAKEADVSPATVYIYYENKDEMLRKIYLEYSKNILNHLLNNISESMSGKELIESLVKNYYLYIRDNKEIFLFVEQFSSCPSLANTCEKITELNYINSLLDSMKKNNIIRNYHNDTIISTIFSPVKSIAINHCLDISEKIILLREIIKILQDALII; encoded by the coding sequence GTGAGAAAAAAAGATGACAAAAAGCAGGAAAATATAAAAAATGCAGTTGTAAAACTTATACTAAAAGAAGGATTCCACGGCACATCAATATCTAAAATAGCTAAAGAAGCTGATGTTTCTCCTGCTACAGTGTATATATATTATGAAAATAAAGACGAGATGCTTCGAAAAATTTATCTTGAGTACTCTAAAAATATATTAAATCATTTACTCAATAATATTTCAGAAAGCATGTCTGGAAAAGAACTTATAGAGAGTTTAGTTAAAAACTATTATTTATATATAAGGGATAATAAAGAAATATTTTTATTTGTGGAACAGTTCTCTAGCTGCCCCTCCCTTGCAAATACCTGCGAGAAGATAACTGAGCTTAATTATATTAATTCTCTATTAGATTCTATGAAAAAAAACAATATAATACGAAATTATCATAATGATACAATCATAAGTACTATTTTTTCCCCCGTTAAGTCTATAGCAATTAATCATTGTTTAGACATAAGCGAGAAAATAATTTTACTTAGAGAAATAATTAAAATTCTTCAAGATGCTTTGATTATATAG
- a CDS encoding sigma-54 interaction domain-containing protein, whose protein sequence is MSLKIALISQNENLLNLFPKLALEKNFIPITKTASLTRASKIAFGLQDEVDAIISRGATSDYIKKSVSIPSISIKVTRFDTMRAVYNAKRFGNELALIAYKHSIVDKHEIEAMLGVKIKEFLFSSEDEITTLISKVKTENIKIVVSGKTVTDEAIKQGLYGETINSGEESLRRAIEEALNLIEVRNIELRRSARFKAILDAIGEGIIVTDQFKKIITYNNSINKIFTKTGSKLLGKSIQSVIPNYKVDSILKNVEPETKIIKNFNGLIIAAKQFPVKLEDKIIGVVNTFEDVTKIQTLEKIIRKKIHEKGFVAKYNFDDILTQDKNMIELKKLALLYSKTDSSILIQGESGSGKELFAQSIHNSSPRKNGPFVAINCAALPEHLLESELFGYEGGSFTGAKKEGKQGLFELAHNGTIFLDEIGELSKPLQAQLLRVLEEKEIMHIGGDKIIPVDIRIISSTNRNLLNSIENGTFREDLYYRLNVFNLTLPPLRERGKDIEILAEHFLENTHNFSSNRSKILNQITPFLMAYNWPGNTRELSNVMERISLFIENSMTINWSQVLYKVVHKEKIEDTLTLKVPYNLTMKEIIELTEKRVIHSLLERYDNDHNRVAEILNIGRTTLWRKK, encoded by the coding sequence ATGTCTCTAAAAATAGCACTAATAAGTCAAAACGAAAATTTATTAAATTTATTTCCTAAGCTAGCCTTAGAAAAAAACTTTATACCAATTACAAAAACAGCTTCACTTACACGTGCCAGTAAAATAGCCTTTGGGCTTCAAGATGAAGTCGATGCTATTATAAGTAGAGGGGCCACCAGCGACTACATAAAGAAATCAGTGAGTATACCTTCTATCTCCATTAAGGTTACTCGCTTCGATACTATGCGCGCAGTTTACAACGCCAAAAGGTTTGGAAATGAGCTAGCTCTAATAGCCTACAAACATAGCATTGTTGATAAGCACGAAATTGAAGCCATGCTTGGAGTAAAAATAAAAGAGTTTCTATTTTCATCTGAGGATGAAATTACTACTTTAATTTCTAAGGTAAAAACAGAAAATATAAAAATCGTCGTAAGCGGAAAAACCGTTACTGATGAAGCTATAAAGCAAGGACTTTACGGCGAAACTATAAATTCTGGTGAGGAATCTCTAAGGCGAGCAATTGAAGAAGCATTGAATTTGATAGAAGTTAGAAATATAGAGCTTAGACGCTCGGCACGTTTTAAAGCAATACTTGATGCTATTGGAGAAGGAATAATAGTAACAGATCAATTCAAGAAAATAATTACCTACAATAACTCTATAAATAAAATATTTACAAAAACGGGTAGTAAGCTACTTGGCAAGTCCATTCAATCTGTTATTCCTAATTATAAAGTAGATAGTATATTAAAAAACGTAGAGCCTGAAACCAAAATCATTAAAAACTTCAATGGATTAATTATTGCTGCCAAGCAATTTCCTGTTAAACTTGAGGACAAGATTATAGGTGTTGTAAATACCTTTGAGGATGTAACCAAAATACAAACCTTAGAAAAAATAATAAGAAAAAAAATACACGAGAAAGGTTTTGTAGCTAAATATAACTTTGATGATATTTTAACGCAAGATAAAAACATGATAGAGCTGAAAAAACTCGCTCTTTTGTATTCAAAAACAGATTCATCAATATTAATTCAAGGTGAATCCGGCAGTGGAAAGGAACTTTTTGCTCAAAGCATACACAATAGCAGTCCTAGAAAGAATGGTCCCTTTGTCGCAATAAATTGTGCTGCCCTCCCTGAGCATTTACTTGAAAGTGAACTTTTTGGTTATGAAGGCGGCTCTTTCACTGGTGCGAAAAAAGAAGGTAAACAAGGTCTATTTGAACTCGCTCATAATGGAACCATTTTTCTTGATGAAATAGGCGAACTTTCAAAGCCTCTTCAGGCTCAGCTTTTAAGAGTTCTTGAAGAAAAGGAAATTATGCACATAGGCGGAGATAAAATCATTCCTGTAGATATAAGAATAATAAGCTCTACAAATAGAAATCTACTTAATTCTATAGAAAATGGTACTTTTAGAGAAGATCTTTATTATAGACTTAATGTATTCAATCTTACCCTGCCACCATTAAGGGAACGCGGAAAAGATATAGAAATCTTAGCAGAACATTTTTTAGAAAACACTCATAATTTTTCTTCAAATCGTTCTAAAATATTAAATCAAATCACTCCTTTCTTAATGGCATATAATTGGCCTGGAAACACAAGGGAACTCAGTAATGTGATGGAGAGAATATCCCTCTTCATTGAAAATAGTATGACCATAAACTGGTCGCAAGTTTTATATAAAGTTGTACACAAGGAGAAAATTGAAGATACTCTAACCTTAAAGGTTCCATATAATCTAACTATGAAGGAGATAATAGAACTTACAGAAAAAAGGGTTATACATAGTTTACTCGAAAGATATGATAACGATCATAATAGAGTTGCAGAAATCTTAAATATAGGCAGAACTACTTTATGGAGAAAAAAATAG
- the lon gene encoding endopeptidase La has product MENKNTAVVIPIWDVNLLPDMDYTIKLNNIDKKMLNYLNDDTIVNIALPLNKKVKLDEISEDDFYEIGIIFDITEIEKISDGYKINIKAIDRVNISAITFENTAIFAEYKLASDILDLSEADIEKTLFDIKEIVHEISKNFTESDLYTKKVDKLSNLNKVIGYLTQFMPLSIEEKYELIQLQSLKSRSLRFLDHLIKRRESIKFQLEVTEKLSEKSSKNYRETILREQLKTINDELNSSSKNKKDYKALIEDSDMPNDIKEVALDELSKLETQNPNSSDYNIIRNYIDLLIKLPWKTKEVDEIDLKTAKEILDKRHYGLEKVKKRIIQHLAVMKLKKDKKGSILLLVGPPGTGKTSLGKSIAEVLKRKYIRLSLGGVKDEAEIRGHRRTYVGALPGRIIEGIKKAQEKNPVMVLDEVDKLSSSYNGDPASALLEVLDPEQNNTFTDHYLDLPYDLSDVFFIATANSLDTIPRPLLDRMEVIQISSYTAKEKFHIAKDHLLPEVISEHGLEEKQLQVADSILEKLISDYTLEAGVRGLKKQLAKLARAASEKIVLGEISSSFNITDDDMKEILGRHVSSHDKAQDYNPPGVVTGLAWTQVGGEILFIEAAAMPGSGQIILTGQLGDVMKESARIALSLVKSRLPLTDFNFKEKDIHIHVPSGSVPKDGPSAGITMFTALSSLVTGKSINPKLAMTGEISLRGAVLPIGGLKEKLIAAERAGIKKVLIPNDNIDDLKDIPDEVKESLQIIPVKTIEDVLKEGSDISVPKAECLISTDSLISETFSLNS; this is encoded by the coding sequence ATGGAAAATAAAAACACGGCAGTTGTAATTCCTATTTGGGATGTTAACCTACTTCCAGATATGGATTACACAATTAAACTTAATAATATAGATAAAAAAATGTTAAACTACTTAAATGATGACACTATAGTTAATATAGCATTACCTCTAAACAAAAAAGTAAAGTTAGATGAAATTTCTGAAGATGATTTTTATGAGATTGGAATAATTTTTGATATAACTGAAATAGAAAAAATATCTGATGGTTACAAAATCAATATTAAGGCCATTGATAGAGTAAATATATCTGCTATAACTTTCGAGAATACTGCCATATTTGCAGAGTACAAACTTGCTTCAGATATACTTGATCTTTCTGAAGCAGATATAGAAAAAACACTATTTGATATAAAAGAAATAGTTCATGAAATAAGCAAAAACTTTACAGAATCAGATTTATACACAAAAAAAGTCGATAAGCTATCTAATCTAAATAAAGTAATTGGATATTTAACTCAATTTATGCCACTTTCAATTGAAGAAAAATACGAGTTAATACAGCTTCAATCACTTAAATCTAGAAGCCTTAGATTCTTAGATCACTTAATTAAAAGAAGAGAATCTATAAAATTTCAGCTTGAAGTTACTGAAAAGCTATCTGAGAAATCAAGTAAAAATTATAGAGAAACTATACTTAGAGAACAGCTTAAAACTATAAACGACGAGCTTAATTCAAGCTCTAAAAATAAGAAAGATTACAAAGCTTTAATTGAAGATTCAGACATGCCTAATGATATAAAAGAGGTTGCTCTTGATGAATTAAGTAAACTTGAAACACAAAATCCAAATAGTTCAGATTATAATATAATAAGAAATTACATTGATCTACTTATAAAATTACCTTGGAAAACCAAAGAAGTAGATGAAATAGATTTAAAAACCGCAAAGGAAATACTCGATAAAAGACACTATGGTCTTGAAAAAGTAAAAAAGAGAATAATACAACATCTAGCTGTTATGAAGCTAAAAAAAGATAAAAAGGGCTCAATATTGCTCTTAGTTGGACCTCCTGGAACAGGTAAAACAAGTCTTGGTAAAAGTATAGCTGAGGTTTTAAAAAGAAAATATATACGTTTAAGCTTAGGTGGAGTAAAGGATGAAGCTGAAATAAGAGGTCATAGAAGAACCTATGTTGGAGCTCTTCCTGGAAGAATAATAGAAGGTATAAAAAAGGCTCAAGAAAAAAATCCAGTTATGGTTCTAGATGAAGTTGATAAACTTTCTTCAAGCTATAATGGTGATCCTGCAAGTGCTCTTCTTGAAGTTCTAGACCCTGAGCAAAACAATACCTTTACAGATCACTATCTTGATTTACCTTATGATTTGTCTGACGTATTTTTCATAGCTACTGCAAACTCTTTAGACACTATACCGCGTCCTCTACTTGACAGAATGGAAGTAATACAAATATCAAGCTATACTGCTAAGGAAAAATTCCATATAGCAAAAGACCATCTTCTTCCTGAAGTCATTTCAGAACATGGTCTTGAAGAAAAACAACTACAGGTTGCTGATAGTATTTTAGAAAAGCTAATAAGTGACTACACTCTTGAAGCTGGTGTAAGAGGTTTGAAAAAACAATTGGCAAAACTAGCTAGAGCTGCATCTGAAAAAATAGTTTTAGGTGAAATCTCCTCCTCCTTTAACATAACTGATGATGATATGAAAGAAATTTTAGGAAGACATGTTTCAAGCCATGACAAAGCTCAAGACTATAATCCACCAGGAGTTGTAACAGGGCTTGCTTGGACACAAGTAGGAGGAGAAATTCTCTTCATAGAAGCAGCCGCAATGCCAGGAAGTGGACAAATTATATTAACAGGCCAATTAGGAGATGTAATGAAGGAATCTGCTAGAATTGCTCTAAGTTTAGTAAAATCAAGGTTGCCTTTAACTGATTTTAATTTTAAGGAAAAGGATATTCACATTCACGTTCCTTCAGGATCAGTTCCAAAAGATGGTCCATCTGCTGGTATTACAATGTTCACAGCTTTATCTTCTCTTGTCACAGGAAAGAGCATAAATCCAAAGCTCGCAATGACAGGTGAAATAAGCCTAAGAGGTGCTGTACTTCCTATAGGAGGACTTAAAGAAAAACTAATAGCTGCAGAAAGAGCTGGAATTAAAAAAGTTTTAATCCCTAATGATAATATAGACGACTTAAAGGATATACCCGATGAGGTAAAAGAAAGCCTACAAATTATACCTGTTAAAACTATCGAAGATGTCCTAAAAGAAGGTTCTGATATCTCGGTTCCTAAAGCAGAATGCCTCATTAGTACAGATTCACTAATAAGCGAAACTTTTAGTTTAAATTCATAA
- a CDS encoding MFS transporter gives MILVNKNTFTSLHHRDFKCFIIGQSISLMGTWLQRTAEVWLLYTLTKSPLLLGSLSVFQFGPTLIFSVFSGAIVDRFPKKKLLYLTQTVGMLQALALFILVYTNHITAILIFILATIGGLSTTLDMPTRQSYFMELVGKKDLPNAVSLNSSIFNLAKIIGPSIAGIIMGKFGMSVCFFINFLSYAAVLTGLFFIKQKSYAANISSDNIFKEIKEGLKYIYENKILLKALIFMAIICTFAMNVDVIVPVFSKTVLHKGSHGYTFLLSSMGVGSLFGTMKMAGLRRKNLNFKLLKIVGFSSAIFQIVAAFSGNLYFTAVLVLGSGFSNLCFLNGSNSILQLNTSDKYRGRVMSIYTLLNAGTTPIGNLFVGAAMNNLGGPYGFLLAGIVTAFLTTVFSIAYRNNAANTVTQ, from the coding sequence ATGATTTTAGTAAACAAAAATACCTTTACTTCACTGCATCACAGAGATTTTAAATGCTTTATTATCGGACAATCTATTTCCTTAATGGGAACATGGCTTCAGAGAACTGCCGAAGTTTGGCTTTTATACACCTTAACCAAATCCCCTTTGCTTTTAGGTTCTCTTAGTGTATTTCAGTTTGGACCCACTTTAATTTTCTCAGTTTTTTCTGGCGCCATTGTTGATAGATTTCCAAAAAAGAAATTACTCTACTTAACTCAAACTGTTGGAATGCTCCAAGCCTTGGCATTATTTATATTGGTTTATACTAACCACATAACTGCTATACTAATTTTTATTTTAGCAACAATTGGGGGACTTTCTACAACTCTAGATATGCCAACTAGACAATCATATTTCATGGAGCTTGTTGGAAAAAAGGATCTTCCAAATGCCGTATCCTTAAATTCTTCAATTTTTAATCTAGCCAAAATAATAGGTCCTTCTATAGCAGGTATTATAATGGGCAAATTTGGTATGAGTGTTTGCTTTTTTATTAATTTTTTAAGCTATGCCGCAGTGCTAACAGGTTTGTTTTTCATAAAACAAAAAAGCTACGCTGCAAACATCTCTAGCGACAATATCTTTAAAGAAATAAAAGAAGGACTTAAATATATCTATGAAAATAAAATTCTTTTAAAAGCACTAATTTTTATGGCTATTATTTGTACCTTTGCCATGAACGTTGATGTAATTGTTCCTGTATTTTCAAAAACAGTCCTCCACAAGGGATCACATGGATATACATTTTTGCTATCTTCTATGGGGGTAGGCTCACTCTTTGGTACAATGAAAATGGCGGGTTTAAGAAGAAAAAATTTAAATTTCAAGCTTTTAAAAATTGTCGGCTTCTCAAGTGCTATTTTTCAGATAGTGGCTGCATTTTCGGGAAATCTATATTTTACAGCAGTATTAGTACTTGGATCTGGTTTCTCTAACCTCTGTTTCTTAAATGGAAGTAACTCAATACTTCAGCTGAATACTTCAGATAAATATCGCGGAAGGGTAATGAGTATATATACCCTACTAAATGCAGGCACTACCCCAATAGGAAATCTATTTGTAGGTGCCGCAATGAATAATTTAGGAGGACCATATGGTTTTCTTTTAGCAGGAATTGTAACTGCTTTTCTAACCACAGTATTTTCTATAGCTTACAGAAACAATGCTGCTAATACAGTCACTCAATAA
- a CDS encoding ABC transporter permease gives MNISKILALRYIKRQKRRTIITILGIVLSVALFTAIGTMLASLQHYQTSRELDINGGYEVQYSGITLKDIAYLNSNYNVNKVGTSISVGNAFLNKDEAKRYISGDTNIRAYTVYYYDSEALKINNMKLKKGTFPKDNKHVVLTKMFNKLGYKVNDKIKIYVLTNGGGDLKEKEFIISGFLDYNYNTILFPKEVAEKLTPIDKKYISFVNMKKGVNYNKSFRTIEKQIKCEDVMYNYGLLELEGNYNNKASIYGMAFVMFILGVVILVSSALVVYSAFNISIFERVKEFGILRSVGASNYQIKSVIFIEAFIMIILGIPLGVLCGIAAIKILFLIVTLSKFSMFVDINIYISSRVIVSSIIFGVLCIIFSSIVPVIKSGGINPIEAIRGTGKTKALNKRSYFNIIKKINFQTFLTFRNIKRNKGRFRLVVSSVAVSVVIFIVFNSFMFLLFQFMKGPLYIKDFNISSRDITFKKEDIYAIKDIKGVKDVYPMEETSRLIFCPFNRLSKEFKQANKKLEHKDGYFWSGADIYFAGYDLNELNEVKDYVIKGKIDIEKLNSGEEVLAFEKIKYRGVGEEINETNLNIGDEIYIDNNRVYGKADPAKASKLKFNKLKKVKVGAIVSKNLSYYNNNSAMFFISSTEGYKNIIGHDSFDEFQVEVDKGANKEEVRKKIDSKLAVNYKYILQDEEEIESQYKQYKIETIVLVYGFIAVISLIGILNVINTVNTNLMLRLKEFACLISVGMSIHDLKKMLLTEGILYGAYGVFYGLLVGSGLYYLIYKEMMNTSVVRWSLFIKEIAVATIGVIVIIFISMIFPLKRIQKMNIIENMRGDE, from the coding sequence ATGAATATATCTAAGATTCTTGCCTTGAGATATATTAAGCGACAAAAGAGAAGAACTATTATAACAATTCTTGGTATAGTTCTTTCAGTTGCTCTTTTTACTGCTATAGGTACAATGCTTGCCAGCTTGCAGCACTATCAAACATCACGTGAATTAGATATTAATGGAGGCTATGAAGTTCAATATAGTGGAATTACCTTAAAGGATATAGCTTATCTTAATAGTAATTACAATGTTAATAAGGTTGGTACAAGTATTAGTGTTGGAAATGCTTTTCTTAACAAGGATGAAGCAAAACGGTATATTTCAGGTGACACTAATATAAGAGCATATACAGTATATTATTACGATAGTGAAGCGTTAAAAATCAACAATATGAAATTGAAAAAAGGGACATTTCCAAAGGATAATAAGCATGTTGTGTTAACTAAAATGTTTAATAAGCTTGGGTATAAGGTTAACGATAAGATAAAAATATATGTGCTTACAAATGGGGGAGGAGATCTTAAGGAGAAGGAATTTATTATTTCAGGATTCCTAGATTATAACTATAATACTATCTTATTTCCTAAAGAAGTAGCAGAAAAACTTACGCCTATAGACAAAAAATACATTTCTTTTGTAAATATGAAGAAAGGTGTTAATTATAATAAAAGCTTTAGAACTATAGAAAAACAAATTAAGTGTGAAGATGTAATGTATAATTATGGTCTTTTAGAACTTGAGGGTAATTATAATAACAAAGCTAGCATCTATGGAATGGCATTTGTTATGTTTATATTAGGAGTAGTTATATTGGTATCATCTGCACTTGTTGTATATAGCGCATTTAATATATCTATATTTGAGAGAGTAAAGGAATTTGGTATATTAAGGTCTGTTGGTGCTTCGAATTATCAAATAAAAAGTGTAATATTTATAGAAGCTTTTATAATGATAATTCTTGGAATACCTCTTGGAGTTCTATGCGGTATAGCAGCAATAAAAATTCTTTTTTTAATTGTTACTCTTAGTAAATTTTCTATGTTTGTTGATATTAATATATATATATCTTCAAGAGTTATTGTTTCAAGTATAATTTTTGGAGTTCTATGCATAATTTTCTCCTCAATTGTTCCAGTTATAAAAAGTGGCGGAATTAATCCTATAGAAGCAATAAGAGGAACCGGAAAAACAAAGGCTTTAAATAAAAGAAGCTATTTTAATATAATAAAGAAAATTAATTTTCAAACATTCCTGACTTTTAGAAATATAAAGAGAAATAAGGGAAGGTTTAGGTTAGTTGTTTCATCAGTTGCAGTTAGTGTAGTGATTTTTATTGTATTTAATAGTTTTATGTTTTTATTATTTCAATTTATGAAGGGGCCTTTATATATAAAGGATTTTAATATAAGTTCAAGGGATATTACCTTTAAGAAGGAAGATATTTATGCTATAAAGGATATTAAGGGAGTAAAAGATGTATATCCAATGGAAGAGACAAGTAGATTGATATTTTGTCCTTTTAATAGGTTATCCAAGGAGTTTAAGCAGGCAAATAAAAAATTAGAACATAAAGATGGATATTTTTGGAGCGGAGCGGATATTTATTTTGCTGGTTATGATTTAAATGAGCTTAATGAGGTAAAGGATTATGTAATCAAGGGAAAAATCGACATTGAAAAGCTTAATAGTGGTGAAGAAGTTTTAGCATTTGAGAAAATAAAATATAGGGGTGTAGGAGAGGAGATTAATGAAACAAATTTAAACATTGGTGATGAAATTTATATTGATAACAACAGAGTCTATGGTAAGGCTGATCCTGCTAAAGCCTCAAAACTTAAATTTAATAAATTGAAGAAGGTAAAGGTAGGAGCTATAGTAAGCAAAAATCTATCTTACTATAATAATAACTCAGCTATGTTTTTTATATCTTCTACAGAAGGGTATAAAAATATAATTGGACACGATAGCTTTGATGAATTTCAAGTAGAAGTGGATAAAGGAGCTAATAAAGAAGAGGTTAGAAAAAAAATAGATAGTAAGCTTGCAGTTAATTATAAGTATATATTACAAGATGAAGAAGAAATTGAATCGCAATACAAGCAATATAAAATAGAAACTATAGTTCTAGTTTATGGGTTTATAGCAGTTATATCTTTAATAGGTATACTGAATGTAATAAATACTGTAAATACAAATTTGATGCTCAGATTAAAGGAATTTGCATGTCTCATATCAGTTGGGATGAGTATACATGATTTGAAGAAAATGTTATTAACCGAAGGGATTCTATATGGTGCTTATGGAGTATTTTATGGATTGTTAGTTGGAAGTGGTCTGTATTATTTAATTTATAAAGAAATGATGAATACTAGTGTCGTTAGATGGAGTTTGTTTATTAAAGAAATTGCAGTAGCTACTATTGGTGTCATTGTAATAATATTTATTTCAATGATATTTCCATTAAAAAGAATTCAAAAGATGAATATAATAGAAAATATGAGAGGGGATGAATGA